Proteins co-encoded in one Kocuria flava genomic window:
- a CDS encoding alpha,alpha-trehalose-phosphate synthase (UDP-forming), whose product MTSAPHPDQSPAPAAAPGQEGGYDFVVVSNRLPVERTVEAGEASWRRSPGGLVAALSPVMARNAGAWVGWHGAPDEVLERFDHDVFHLAPVPLSEQEVADYYEGFSNATLWPLYHDVIAPPEFHRTWWNSYRTVNRRFAERTAEVAAQGATVWVQDYQLQLVPRLLRELRPDLTIGFFNHIPFPPLEIFGQLPWRRAVLEGLAGADLIGFQRPGDAQNFQRCVRRFLDVPFKQGQARFRDGADEWTVHARSYPISIDSGAIEELASRPEVRRRAEEIRHELGDPETVFLGVDRLDYTKGILHRIKAYGELLEDGSLTVGPSVLVQVANPSRERVESYVHLREQVEGLVGHINGQFDTISHTAVRYLHHGYPFEEMVALYLATDVMLVTSLRDGMNLVAKEYVAARADGSGVLVLSEFTGAAEQLKQALLVNPHDIDGLKATMVRAKEMPPAEAKKRMRAMRRHVMGHDVTGWSEAFLRDLARARAEARPAAGQEEER is encoded by the coding sequence ATGACCTCGGCCCCGCACCCCGACCAGAGCCCAGCACCCGCCGCCGCACCGGGGCAGGAGGGAGGCTACGACTTCGTCGTCGTCTCCAACCGGTTGCCGGTCGAGCGGACGGTGGAGGCCGGCGAGGCGTCCTGGCGCCGCTCCCCCGGCGGTCTGGTGGCCGCCCTCTCCCCCGTCATGGCCCGCAACGCCGGTGCGTGGGTGGGCTGGCACGGCGCCCCCGACGAGGTGCTGGAGCGCTTCGACCACGACGTCTTCCACCTCGCCCCGGTGCCGCTGTCCGAGCAGGAGGTCGCCGACTACTACGAGGGCTTCTCCAACGCGACCCTGTGGCCGCTCTACCACGACGTCATCGCCCCGCCGGAGTTCCACCGCACCTGGTGGAACTCCTACCGCACGGTCAACCGGCGGTTCGCGGAGCGCACCGCGGAGGTCGCGGCGCAGGGCGCGACCGTGTGGGTGCAGGACTACCAGCTCCAGCTCGTCCCGCGCCTGCTGCGGGAGCTGCGCCCGGACCTCACGATCGGGTTCTTCAACCACATCCCGTTCCCGCCGCTGGAGATCTTCGGGCAGCTGCCCTGGCGGCGGGCGGTGCTCGAGGGGCTGGCGGGGGCGGACCTGATCGGCTTCCAGCGCCCCGGGGACGCGCAGAACTTCCAGCGGTGCGTGCGCCGGTTCCTCGACGTGCCCTTCAAGCAGGGCCAGGCACGGTTCCGCGACGGCGCGGACGAGTGGACCGTCCACGCCCGGTCCTACCCGATCTCCATCGACTCGGGGGCCATCGAGGAGCTCGCGTCCCGCCCGGAGGTGCGCCGGCGGGCCGAGGAGATCCGGCACGAGCTCGGCGACCCGGAGACGGTGTTCCTCGGCGTGGACCGGCTGGACTACACCAAGGGCATCCTGCACCGGATCAAGGCCTACGGGGAGCTGCTCGAGGACGGCTCGCTCACGGTGGGTCCGTCGGTGCTCGTGCAGGTCGCCAACCCCTCGCGGGAGCGCGTGGAGTCCTACGTCCACCTGCGCGAGCAGGTGGAGGGGCTCGTGGGGCACATCAACGGCCAGTTCGACACGATCTCCCACACCGCGGTGCGCTACCTGCACCACGGGTACCCCTTCGAGGAGATGGTCGCCCTCTACCTCGCCACCGACGTCATGCTCGTCACCTCGCTGCGCGACGGGATGAACCTCGTGGCCAAGGAGTACGTCGCGGCCCGCGCCGACGGCTCGGGGGTGCTCGTGCTCTCGGAGTTCACCGGCGCGGCCGAGCAGCTCAAGCAGGCCCTGCTGGTCAACCCGCACGACATCGACGGCCTGAAGGCCACGATGGTGCGGGCCAAGGAGATGCCGCCCGCGGAGGCGAAGAAGCGGATGCGGGCGATGCGCCGCCACGTGATGGGCCACGACGTCACCGGCTGGTCGGAGGCCTTCCTGCGCGACCTCGCCCGGGCGCGGGCCGAGGCCCGTCCGGCGGCCGGGCAGGAGGAGGAGCGATGA
- a CDS encoding L,D-transpeptidase family protein yields MRTPALRLPAALAACLAVVVAGTPGAVAAPDPTAAPDPTAAPGPTAGPGTAGSTAAAPALRDDEVVLAELEPAGEDGAARLDVLANDALADPAGSRLLLPDPGAPDEEPGRQRATGLGLLRVVGPDTDPADLPAGWERPAHPVLALEPTGAHGPAPERLEVDYVVVDAAGTRARAVLTLVGDPAAPEPTGTAPTAPDEQPTTGPAEEPAERPGAEGTPAEGDGDREDTVPGATAPGAAGGPGTADRPSAAAADENAGVPAAVRQALEAAAQRAGARTGAPTGPMQEREGGWEWPHERGTVLYAEAHGAHFLQLRGAIGHKWLRSGAVAGLGWPLEDEVCGLPGGGCRQGFSRGRTVHWSPATGAHWVQADGAIGYRWARAGGPGGSYGHPVTDERCGLTGGGCYQVFAEGHTVYWRPGTGARAVKTDGAIGHKWVRAGRENGTYGYPVTDETCGLPGGGCRQVFAKGRTVYWSPATGARAVQTNGAIGHKWILSGRERGTFGYPVTDETGTGTVVQTFQRGLITWSRSGGTRAHLFRGECHHLNTGRSVQPTRNAARVSLTIAEGYGRSQATFVNCVRIAGSYVEEWRTSAHVGASGFKRPGVPSGHTQYLYSPQGSYSVTESFGVYDPGTALPYRQLNPNSRWGGRPGTLYNTYFESAGYTWPDENMWYFAQSGDYRLGVVINYNRPPDSPIVQGNGFAIFLHANKVPTAGCISLHEHEVARYMRTARPGDRIIMGVRADLFR; encoded by the coding sequence ATGAGAACTCCTGCCCTGCGACTGCCCGCCGCGCTCGCGGCCTGCCTCGCCGTCGTCGTCGCCGGCACCCCCGGGGCCGTCGCCGCCCCCGACCCCACCGCCGCCCCCGACCCCACCGCCGCCCCCGGCCCCACCGCCGGTCCCGGCACGGCCGGCAGCACGGCCGCCGCGCCCGCCCTGCGCGACGACGAGGTCGTGCTCGCCGAGCTCGAGCCCGCGGGGGAGGACGGCGCGGCGCGGCTCGACGTCCTCGCCAACGACGCCCTGGCCGACCCCGCCGGGTCGCGGCTGCTGCTGCCGGACCCCGGGGCCCCGGACGAGGAGCCGGGGCGGCAGCGGGCCACCGGCCTCGGGCTGCTGCGCGTCGTCGGCCCGGACACCGACCCCGCCGACCTGCCGGCGGGCTGGGAGCGCCCCGCGCACCCCGTGCTGGCGCTCGAGCCCACCGGCGCGCACGGCCCCGCGCCGGAGCGCCTGGAGGTCGACTACGTCGTCGTCGACGCCGCCGGGACCCGTGCCCGGGCGGTGCTCACCCTGGTCGGCGACCCGGCGGCCCCGGAGCCCACCGGGACCGCACCGACCGCCCCCGACGAGCAGCCCACGACCGGCCCCGCCGAGGAGCCGGCGGAGCGGCCCGGCGCAGAGGGGACCCCGGCGGAGGGCGACGGGGACCGGGAGGACACGGTGCCCGGGGCAACGGCTCCCGGCGCCGCCGGGGGGCCCGGTACGGCGGACCGGCCGTCCGCCGCCGCGGCGGACGAGAACGCCGGCGTCCCGGCCGCCGTGCGGCAGGCCCTCGAGGCGGCCGCCCAGCGCGCGGGCGCCCGCACCGGAGCACCCACCGGGCCGATGCAGGAGCGGGAGGGCGGCTGGGAGTGGCCGCACGAGCGCGGCACGGTCCTGTACGCCGAGGCCCACGGGGCGCACTTCCTGCAGCTGCGCGGGGCGATCGGGCACAAGTGGCTGCGCTCCGGGGCGGTCGCCGGCCTCGGCTGGCCGCTCGAGGACGAGGTCTGCGGCCTGCCCGGCGGCGGCTGCCGCCAGGGCTTCTCCCGCGGGCGCACCGTCCACTGGAGCCCCGCCACCGGCGCGCACTGGGTGCAGGCCGACGGGGCCATCGGCTACCGCTGGGCCCGCGCGGGCGGCCCGGGCGGCAGCTACGGTCACCCGGTGACCGACGAGCGGTGCGGGCTCACGGGCGGCGGCTGCTACCAGGTCTTCGCGGAGGGCCACACCGTCTACTGGCGTCCCGGCACGGGGGCGCGGGCGGTGAAGACCGACGGCGCGATCGGGCACAAGTGGGTCCGGGCCGGGCGCGAGAACGGGACCTACGGCTACCCGGTGACCGACGAGACCTGCGGGCTGCCCGGGGGCGGCTGCCGCCAGGTCTTCGCGAAGGGCCGCACCGTCTACTGGAGCCCCGCCACCGGCGCCCGGGCCGTGCAGACGAACGGGGCCATCGGCCACAAGTGGATCCTCTCGGGCCGCGAGCGCGGGACCTTCGGCTACCCGGTCACCGACGAGACCGGCACCGGGACCGTCGTCCAGACGTTCCAGCGCGGGCTGATCACCTGGAGCCGCTCCGGCGGCACCCGCGCCCACCTGTTCCGCGGGGAGTGCCACCACCTCAACACCGGCCGCTCCGTGCAGCCCACGCGCAACGCGGCCCGGGTCTCCCTGACCATCGCGGAGGGCTACGGGCGCTCGCAGGCCACGTTCGTCAACTGCGTGCGGATCGCCGGCAGCTACGTCGAGGAGTGGCGCACCTCCGCCCACGTCGGCGCCAGCGGGTTCAAGCGCCCGGGCGTGCCCTCGGGGCACACCCAGTACCTGTACTCGCCGCAGGGCTCCTACTCGGTCACGGAGTCCTTCGGGGTCTACGACCCGGGCACCGCGCTGCCCTACCGCCAGCTCAACCCGAACTCCCGCTGGGGCGGGCGGCCGGGCACCCTGTACAACACGTACTTCGAGTCCGCCGGCTACACGTGGCCGGACGAGAACATGTGGTACTTCGCCCAGTCCGGCGACTACCGCCTGGGCGTGGTGATCAACTACAACCGGCCGCCGGACTCGCCGATCGTCCAGGGCAACGGGTTCGCGATCTTCCTGCACGCGAACAAGGTCCCCACGGCCGGCTGCATCTCGCTGCACGAGCACGAGGTGGCCCGGTACATGCGCACCGCCCGCCCCGGCGACCGGATCATCATGGGGGTGCGCGCCGACCTGTTCCGCTGA
- a CDS encoding TIGR03085 family metal-binding protein, with amino-acid sequence MTNFAHVERRHLAALLRRTGPDAPTLCEGWTTRDLAVHLVLRDGRPDVLAGRALPQLPVLGERARRTEESLTGLPWDRLVQKVERPPLYSPARLGPLDRRMNTVEFFVHHEDVRRAQPEWHDRPLLHDEEQDLWGSLRLLAKVLLKDDEDALVLIAPGFGAVRGGRGRTGTVRVLRGAPSELLLWAFGRRDRARVEESVE; translated from the coding sequence GTGACCAATTTCGCCCACGTCGAGCGACGCCACCTGGCCGCGCTGCTGCGCCGCACCGGCCCCGACGCCCCGACCCTGTGCGAGGGGTGGACCACCCGCGACCTCGCCGTGCACCTGGTGCTGCGCGACGGCCGCCCCGACGTCCTCGCGGGCCGGGCCCTGCCGCAGCTGCCCGTGCTGGGCGAGCGGGCCCGCCGCACCGAGGAGTCCCTGACCGGGCTCCCGTGGGACCGGCTGGTCCAGAAGGTGGAGCGGCCCCCGCTGTACTCCCCCGCCCGGCTCGGCCCCCTGGACCGGCGGATGAACACCGTGGAGTTCTTCGTCCACCACGAGGACGTCCGCCGCGCCCAGCCCGAGTGGCACGACCGGCCGCTGCTCCACGACGAGGAGCAGGACCTCTGGGGGTCGCTGCGGCTGCTGGCGAAGGTGCTGCTCAAGGACGACGAGGACGCCCTCGTGCTCATCGCCCCCGGCTTCGGCGCCGTGCGCGGCGGCCGCGGCCGCACCGGCACGGTCCGCGTGCTGCGCGGTGCCCCGAGCGAGCTGCTGCTGTGGGCCTTCGGGCGCCGCGACCGGGCCCGGGTCGAGGAGTCGGTCGAGTAG
- a CDS encoding TetR/AcrR family transcriptional regulator — MSTDQKITAAALALLRKGGPQRVSIEAVSAASGVAKTSIYRRYANSLELLEGVLEHAAAVHAPEQPDAAGDWGQALERTLRLLLRDMGTGVAVALLSEPASETSRILRAHVVRPQVERLRALLAAEVAAGRLAADLDVEVVLDFVLGSAYSHLARYGEMGPDWPGRVHRTLTGVLRAHRP; from the coding sequence GTGTCGACCGACCAGAAGATCACCGCGGCGGCGCTGGCCCTCCTGCGGAAGGGCGGGCCCCAGCGGGTGAGCATCGAGGCGGTCTCCGCGGCCTCGGGCGTGGCCAAGACCTCGATCTACCGCCGCTACGCGAACAGCCTCGAGCTGCTCGAGGGGGTCCTCGAGCACGCCGCGGCGGTGCACGCCCCCGAACAGCCCGACGCGGCGGGGGACTGGGGGCAGGCCCTGGAGCGGACCCTGCGGCTGCTGCTGCGGGACATGGGCACGGGGGTCGCGGTCGCGCTGCTGAGCGAGCCCGCCTCGGAGACCTCCCGGATCCTGCGGGCCCACGTGGTGCGCCCGCAGGTGGAGCGGCTGCGGGCGCTGCTCGCGGCGGAGGTCGCCGCCGGGCGCCTCGCCGCGGACCTGGACGTGGAGGTGGTGCTGGACTTCGTGCTGGGCTCGGCCTACTCCCACCTCGCCCGGTACGGGGAGATGGGCCCGGACTGGCCCGGGCGGGTGCACCGCACCCTGACCGGGGTGCTGCGGGCTCACCGGCCCTGA
- the otsB gene encoding trehalose-phosphatase, with the protein MSRTDDDALRAGAGAQESLDRALERAAAAGTLLVALDFDGTLAPFTADPGESRALPEAQSAMEALLQEQDTYVAVISGRPMAFLRSVVDPSGRMLLSGSHGAEMHLDALGDAAEDMELRLSPEQQELLAAATALVQQQVARWPGSLLELKPTGAAFHTRTMDDQSRCAQAEQEMVEAFEQLDGLRITPGQHVVESSVHSATKGEGITAFMQATGADVTLFAGDDVTDENAMRELGPHDVGIKVGSGPSVAAHRVAGPQELAAALTRLAGLRAGR; encoded by the coding sequence ATGAGCCGCACGGACGACGACGCCCTGCGGGCGGGAGCCGGCGCGCAGGAGTCCCTGGACCGGGCCCTGGAGCGGGCCGCGGCGGCGGGGACCCTGCTCGTGGCCCTCGACTTCGACGGCACCCTGGCCCCGTTCACCGCCGACCCGGGCGAGAGCCGGGCCCTGCCCGAGGCGCAGTCGGCGATGGAGGCCCTGCTGCAGGAGCAGGACACGTACGTGGCGGTCATCTCCGGGCGTCCCATGGCGTTCCTGCGCTCGGTCGTGGACCCGTCCGGGCGGATGCTGCTCTCGGGCTCCCACGGCGCCGAGATGCACCTGGACGCCCTGGGGGACGCGGCCGAGGACATGGAGCTGCGGCTGAGCCCCGAGCAGCAGGAGCTGCTGGCCGCGGCGACCGCGCTCGTGCAGCAGCAGGTCGCCCGCTGGCCGGGCTCGCTGCTGGAGCTCAAGCCCACCGGGGCGGCCTTCCACACCCGCACCATGGACGACCAGTCCCGGTGCGCGCAGGCGGAGCAGGAGATGGTCGAGGCCTTCGAGCAGCTCGACGGGCTGCGGATCACCCCGGGCCAGCACGTCGTGGAGTCCTCGGTCCACTCGGCCACCAAGGGCGAGGGGATCACGGCGTTCATGCAGGCCACGGGCGCGGACGTCACGCTCTTCGCCGGCGACGACGTCACCGACGAGAACGCCATGCGGGAGCTGGGCCCGCACGACGTCGGGATCAAGGTCGGCTCCGGGCCGAGCGTCGCCGCCCACCGGGTGGCCGGCCCGCAGGAGCTGGCCGCCGCCCTGACCCGGCTCGCCGGCCTGCGCGCCGGGCGCTGA
- a CDS encoding DsbA family protein produces the protein MASSSSNPQHESREAARERARRIADQHARQEKRSRRLLQIGILALVVVILAVIGVVVAQNRAQQIPEAGPVPASANEWGGTVLTADGIVKDSSEVDQRDLREVPEAPETPDESAVPPGIVDPAEAEESDGPVEVVIFQDFECVHCADFEAENGDAIAEAVAEGDATVEYRNLNYLDRATPTKYSSRAAAAAYEVANQVSTEQYLAFVEEMFSHQGTGGLEDEQIAEIAAKHGADVEGALEDNAWRPMVNVVSQESLANGIAGTPTVFVDGERLGDQPFQEALDEAVEAKK, from the coding sequence ATGGCATCCAGCAGCTCGAACCCCCAGCACGAGTCCCGTGAGGCCGCCCGCGAGCGGGCGCGCCGGATCGCGGACCAGCACGCCCGGCAGGAGAAGCGCTCGCGACGGCTGCTGCAGATCGGCATCCTCGCGCTCGTGGTGGTGATCCTCGCCGTGATCGGCGTGGTCGTCGCCCAGAACCGGGCCCAGCAGATCCCCGAGGCCGGCCCCGTCCCCGCGAGCGCCAACGAGTGGGGCGGCACGGTCCTCACCGCGGACGGGATCGTGAAGGACTCCTCGGAGGTCGACCAGCGCGACCTGCGCGAGGTGCCCGAGGCCCCGGAGACCCCCGACGAGTCCGCGGTGCCGCCGGGGATCGTCGACCCCGCCGAGGCCGAGGAGTCGGACGGGCCCGTGGAGGTCGTGATCTTCCAGGACTTCGAGTGCGTGCACTGCGCGGACTTCGAGGCCGAGAACGGTGACGCCATCGCCGAGGCCGTCGCCGAGGGCGACGCCACGGTCGAGTACCGCAACCTGAACTACCTCGACCGGGCCACCCCCACGAAGTACTCCTCCCGGGCCGCGGCCGCCGCCTACGAGGTCGCCAACCAGGTCTCCACCGAGCAGTACCTCGCCTTCGTCGAGGAGATGTTCTCCCACCAGGGCACCGGCGGGCTCGAGGACGAGCAGATCGCGGAGATCGCGGCGAAGCACGGCGCGGACGTCGAGGGCGCGCTCGAGGACAACGCCTGGCGCCCGATGGTCAACGTGGTCTCCCAGGAGTCCCTGGCCAACGGCATCGCCGGCACCCCCACCGTCTTCGTCGACGGCGAGCGCCTGGGCGACCAGCCGTTCCAGGAGGCCCTGGACGAGGCCGTGGAGGCCAAGAAGTAG
- a CDS encoding MurR/RpiR family transcriptional regulator, whose protein sequence is MSVSIEQRIHDRYAELSPQEQRAADVLLAHLEDLALYSSAELAAMSGVSRATLSRLYRHLGYESFTEVREVARGLRQQGVPLGPDADPRRSRHLDQELRNLRRALDPSGEQLERAVAVLAAARRVLVVGLRNSHPVALHLRQQLQHARPEVRLAPVPGQTLGEELLDVGPGDAVVLVGFRRRPRGFGALAEACAGTGAQLVLVADGTARRYAGAADLWLECPLDSAGPFDSYAAAMSLVAVLADGVLAAAGEEGRRRVVRAAELYESLAELDLR, encoded by the coding sequence GTGAGCGTGTCCATCGAGCAGCGCATCCACGACCGCTACGCGGAGCTCTCCCCGCAGGAGCAGCGGGCCGCCGACGTGCTCCTGGCCCACCTCGAGGACCTGGCCCTCTACAGCTCCGCGGAGCTGGCCGCGATGAGCGGGGTCTCCCGGGCCACCCTCTCCCGGCTCTACCGCCACCTGGGCTACGAGTCGTTCACCGAGGTCCGGGAGGTCGCCCGCGGCCTGCGCCAGCAGGGCGTGCCCCTGGGGCCCGACGCCGACCCCCGCCGCTCCCGCCACCTCGACCAGGAGCTGCGCAACCTCCGGCGGGCCCTGGACCCCTCCGGCGAGCAGCTGGAGCGGGCCGTGGCGGTGCTGGCCGCGGCCCGCAGGGTCCTGGTCGTGGGCCTGCGCAACAGCCACCCCGTGGCCCTGCACCTGCGCCAGCAGCTCCAGCACGCCCGCCCGGAGGTGCGCCTGGCGCCCGTGCCGGGGCAGACGCTGGGGGAGGAGCTGCTGGACGTGGGCCCGGGCGACGCGGTCGTGCTCGTGGGCTTCCGCCGCCGCCCCCGCGGCTTCGGGGCGCTCGCGGAGGCGTGCGCGGGCACCGGGGCCCAGCTCGTGCTCGTCGCCGACGGCACGGCCCGCCGCTACGCGGGGGCGGCCGACCTGTGGCTGGAGTGCCCGCTGGACAGCGCCGGGCCCTTCGACTCCTACGCGGCGGCGATGAGCCTCGTGGCGGTCCTCGCCGACGGCGTGCTCGCGGCCGCCGGCGAGGAGGGGCGCCGGCGGGTGGTGCGCGCCGCCGAGCTCTACGAGAGCCTGGCCGAGCTCGACCTGCGCTGA
- a CDS encoding DUF4032 domain-containing protein, producing MKGIPDPRSPGPPAGDRPPGARVSIQTAFPDPVLLELPWEKPLEQWPEEVLVAFPRGISRHVVRFAHAGPKVVAVKETTAHYAQHEYGILRRLQRMGIPAVVPDSVVTHRYTPEGEELPAALVTDHLSFSLPYRALFSAGPRAETVERLVDALASLIVQLHLSGFYWGDVSLSNTLFRRDAGAFAAYLVDAETGELHPSLSPGQRAYDVELARTNVAGEIMDLLAGAAEEGHELADVVDPFEVSDRLVATYEFLWRELTVEESFSMDERWRVVERVRRLNRLGFDVEEASLETDDGRIRLRPQVVEPGHHTRRLQRLTGLTAHENQARRLLTDIAQLGQDLYPGLDEELVAQLWMREVFAPIMAAVPATMRRKLEPPEIVHEVLEHRWFLSERAGKDVPTPAAVRDYVASQLATRPDEREIF from the coding sequence ATGAAGGGCATCCCCGACCCCCGCTCCCCCGGGCCCCCGGCGGGGGACCGCCCGCCCGGGGCCCGGGTCTCGATCCAGACGGCCTTCCCCGACCCGGTGCTGCTGGAGCTGCCGTGGGAGAAGCCCCTGGAGCAGTGGCCGGAGGAGGTCCTGGTCGCCTTCCCGCGCGGGATCTCCCGCCACGTCGTGCGCTTCGCCCACGCGGGCCCGAAGGTCGTGGCGGTCAAGGAGACCACCGCCCACTACGCCCAGCACGAGTACGGGATCCTGCGCCGGCTGCAGCGGATGGGCATCCCCGCCGTGGTGCCCGACAGCGTGGTCACCCACCGCTACACCCCCGAGGGCGAGGAGCTGCCGGCCGCCCTGGTGACCGACCACCTGAGCTTCTCCCTGCCCTACCGGGCGCTGTTCTCCGCCGGCCCGCGCGCCGAGACGGTCGAGCGGCTCGTCGACGCCCTGGCCTCCCTGATCGTCCAGCTGCACCTGTCCGGGTTCTACTGGGGCGACGTCTCGCTGTCGAACACCCTGTTCCGGCGCGACGCCGGGGCCTTCGCCGCCTATCTCGTGGACGCCGAGACCGGCGAGCTGCACCCGTCCCTGTCCCCGGGCCAGCGCGCCTACGACGTCGAGCTCGCCCGGACCAACGTGGCCGGGGAGATCATGGACCTGCTCGCGGGGGCCGCCGAGGAGGGCCACGAGCTGGCCGACGTCGTCGACCCCTTCGAGGTCTCCGACCGGCTCGTGGCCACCTACGAGTTCCTGTGGCGGGAGCTGACCGTCGAGGAGTCCTTCAGCATGGACGAGCGCTGGCGGGTCGTCGAGCGCGTGCGGCGGCTGAACCGGCTGGGCTTCGACGTGGAGGAGGCCTCCCTGGAGACCGACGACGGGCGGATCCGGCTGCGCCCGCAGGTCGTCGAGCCCGGCCACCACACCCGGCGCCTGCAGCGGCTCACGGGCCTGACCGCCCACGAGAACCAGGCCCGGCGCCTGCTCACGGACATCGCCCAGCTCGGCCAGGACCTCTACCCGGGCCTCGACGAGGAGCTCGTCGCGCAGCTGTGGATGCGGGAGGTCTTCGCCCCGATCATGGCGGCCGTGCCCGCCACGATGCGGCGCAAGCTCGAGCCCCCGGAGATCGTCCACGAGGTCCTCGAGCACCGCTGGTTCCTCTCCGAGCGGGCCGGCAAGGACGTGCCCACGCCCGCGGCCGTGCGCGACTACGTCGCCTCCCAGCTGGCCACCCGCCCCGACGAGCGGGAGATCTTCTGA
- a CDS encoding DUF3817 domain-containing protein, with product MTPRQLYGRAASAEAVTWTLLILGMVLKYTGVSEAFVPVFGTLHGIVFLAYCVVTCFVWVDHRWSAGAGLLGLASSVVPWATVPFERWAARAGLLEGGWRLAPGGASPAGPLERLGAWALRSPALAAAAGVAAVAVATAVLLQLGPPVPRG from the coding sequence ATGACGCCCCGCCAGCTCTACGGCCGCGCCGCCTCCGCCGAGGCCGTCACCTGGACCCTGCTGATCCTCGGCATGGTCCTGAAGTACACGGGCGTCTCGGAGGCCTTCGTCCCGGTCTTCGGGACCCTGCACGGCATCGTGTTCCTCGCCTACTGCGTGGTGACCTGCTTCGTGTGGGTCGACCACCGCTGGTCCGCCGGCGCGGGGCTGCTGGGCCTGGCCTCCTCCGTGGTGCCGTGGGCCACGGTCCCCTTCGAGCGCTGGGCCGCGCGCGCCGGGCTGCTCGAGGGCGGCTGGCGGCTGGCCCCCGGCGGAGCCTCCCCCGCCGGGCCCCTCGAGCGGCTGGGCGCCTGGGCGCTGCGCAGCCCGGCGCTCGCCGCCGCGGCCGGCGTCGCCGCCGTCGCCGTGGCCACCGCCGTGCTGCTCCAGCTGGGCCCGCCCGTCCCCCGCGGCTGA